The Rhea pennata isolate bPtePen1 unplaced genomic scaffold, bPtePen1.pri scaffold_40, whole genome shotgun sequence DNA window atctgggttctgttacccggtgtggaagcaaccaatagacacacgGTGTCaagatgtttgtttatttcatttctgcgcagagatgggtgctaggtgaTAAATCCACAACGCTGGCACACTTTCTCCCCCTCttattcttgatttatacacacttttcagggaatACTTTAtgcaaatctttctattggttacagtttcattacatcaggtaatcgctctgcgcttgtgctttcacattcctgttaattagcattggaagcgaagaagaggttGTAACATCATTATcttgtcatttccatctcattattcatttaggggtgtctagtttaatatgttaataagccttaatgaacctaaggtgAATTCTGGGTTACTCTGACGTTTTTGTCTTACCTCcccctcacattcttcaaagcgctgtggtttcatcaaggttatttagccagAGCTcgttatcctttgcagtactgtttttctttccgccttgtccttgagtcctgttaactatttgcaaggttttttcaCAGGATTTCTCCAACATTAGTGCTGACTTGCCAAAGCGGACACCCAGCCACCGGGAACCTAagtggcagagcagcaggggcgcgggcggctTCTAGCCCTGCTTGTGCCGCAGGCACTGTGACTGCGTTGCCGGCCCGCACCCGACACTTGCTTCCTCTGCTAGACACCAAGCCAGCATCTCACAGCTCTTCTCGGTGCCACCAGCACTGGGCACGCAGCACcctgccttctgccctgtgaggatgAACACACAccgctgaacttcctggcaaatgggatcctgcccagtgcgcagtgctgcacagatcacttgtccctgcacatgcccagctctctgtggcccaacatgtccatgtcaccaggggtgcagtcatggtcgcagttgaacacagcactgcaaactgctagcccctgcagggtcatgggggacatgatgagaacaggacatgcacctggtagtcctacactgtggctgcagaggggacggggcaccccctgtgcttccccatctctgcatgggtgccagcccttgcaagctgcctggggtaagcagctgttaagcgtgcctgcggtggccctactctagcatggctttccttggtgtgtcctccggagtagacagtcaaccctcttctccatttccctgcatgggaactgagccaggggcagctgtgctcactaggattccccacgtctctgcatccgccagcaagctccgctcagtctccacacatctcccctcctgtgatccctcactcagcagcccccaaaaGTGCCCAAGTCAAGGGATGCAGGcagatccctgccacaaactggtagcagcagaggagagcgaCAGGCACCACCATCACGTCCATGTGCGTGCAGCTCCGCGCTGACTCTGTCCCGGGGtccctgctggcagctccagttatctccacacatctctgtaacacaccatcctctccattcctctttccgggcccacctcacctcagggcaggTCTCTATCGTCTGCGCAGGGCTGACCTCCACCCACGCAAGGAGGCGGAAGGTGCTCCCGCCGCAGgaagcaaccagcagagatCATGCTGtttgtaggaaggcagagctatgcTTTGACAAAGGGTCACACAAGCATATGCACATGGAGATGAGACCACATGCATTCTCATGCAGAGTTACATGCaggtgtgcacacatgcatttgcacatgcatgcacacaggggcacacacacacacactgggacaGTGCACACAGGTTCACACCTGTGCTCATACCACCACGTACGcatgcctattcacacagggacatgcaagccgtgactttgcactgctgtggaaagcaccccctggcagcactttgctgaatctggagctggttctgcaggcagcacacagggcagagctgctgtcccatGTACCCAACAGGCTCGAGtcaacctttgctctttggaaacagcCAAATACTGTCaagaatggcagtggcagggaaacACTCCAGCATTGTGTCCTCAAACCAGGTTCACCACTATCCccaaatcacctgcctcctgaaagctccgatCTGCATCAGTGCAACAGCGAGAAGCATTttgccttcaaagtcatttctccacggcttcttgctgcttttaatcacagattgctgaaagcctgaggtgggcaggaggtttgcaggcctctagtccacccctctgctctaggcagggctaactccacgtaaagcaggctgctcaggaccttgtccagctatgTCTTGAACCTCTCCAAGAacacagggctcccgcctctctggtgcctctcccagggctgcaccactctcaggcacaagaatagtttcctttctaccagtcctaattgccccaggggcacctcaggccagctgcctctcgtgccttcactgagcacctctaagaagagtctgcctccatagcctcctccgggtgctggatcactgtcttagatcccccttcattatccCTTCCTAAGACAGGACAaacgcagctccttcagcctttcctcctacgttgtgttctccagccctgaccatcttcatgggctctgctgcacttgctccagcttactggcagctctcatggtccctgcacagggcactgcattccagatgtggcctcactgttgccACCTAGGggggattcatctggctcaacatctctgtgagaagacttcTGGGGATAGTGGAAGGCTCCGAGACTCTCTGTCCAAGAGAGGCCATCAGCcaggtctgacacactggccaggtgatgccgggtggcggctgcaagccatgtccacactggcaatgctcgaggccagcccaagctcttccacagaccagcttgctaatttcaaaagcacttggccaaaaccactgcaaactcatcctctctctcatgCCACCCattgaaaaagctaagatcctgccccagtgcaccaggccatctccactctggccacgcaacaggcctggggcagctgccacatctgaaagtgccccACCAAAGTCATGCAGTTGCCTCAAAAGACGAAAGgctgagagagtgcctctcctccgcgacagagcccagcatcaaaggcacgttcttcttcccGCTTCTCACTTGTAGAGTCTGGCAAGGTCCAATCTGTTTCCCCTAAGCTTCggggcaatacaaagctgatctgccctctgctacaaatagctgcagctggcaataatagccctggcaaacaaggGGGTGCatgtcagagcctcccctgacctgatctgagagtgccctctcccgccctgaacatccaaaaccacagaggcctgacgctgcttgtcagggcaggcagacCATAGCGCgcctgcctggctaaggccatAGGTCCCTGCCTggtgctacgtgccaagctccgctgagcctgccgcacagcactgcaaaggtgacctaacatgcagtcccaatgtgtctgggacgcagctatggttgcctcatcgggagccaaggacagtgctgggcctggaagagggaacacaggagtccccatgcaggcagcggggaccaccacacacgacagcttcctttgctgggtccatctggatgaaggagcagttgggaagcccttgcagaaagtctgctgctcatctactgctccaagaggccacccaaagcaagcaagacaagagaagggagaaaggagggtcagagcctcacctcggctggggctgggggcggggggggggagcagacGCGGGGGAGGGGGTGGTGGGCTCTGTACACCCCAACATCccacaccttgcttggtgactgtgtcacgcccttgactttggtgaggacagagctctccGGctgtctcccattcctggtagcccttctgaaggatgaaCACAGATGTATAgggaaaggacaggaaaagGAGCTCtcagtgatctcctcgcctctgggatccagagtgctgcatccgtactaggtgatacttggtgggaatggttcctgttgcaacttttgtatccgtactacgtgatacttggtgggaatggtccgtgCTGTAACTTTTGTGTGTCTAGAAaactaccgctgtgttaagcaggatacaaataagtaactaagaaggtcttggaaatctgtgagaaagaacagcggttggttacatagAGATTCGGTGGCTCCCACCaacagaataaccatgagaagcagtcaacatgaaggtctcaagttgaagagtaatgaaatagtgacCCCCagagtcaatgtggcccccaaaataagtctgcacacgtgcgcagtgtcatagcccggttatgcaactggggcggagttgggctaaactccctgcacttgctgggCCCAcgtgccgggactcccgcctaccatGAATAACCATAAGTACcggaatttttccaaaggagagggtGGCTGCTTCACAACAGAGGGCtacgttgcctcctcggggacaccCGAAAGGATTGTGCCTGCCAACTCTCTTTCTttcatcatgcagatgattgggacaagcattggagtggtccttctcaagattTCCCTCGGGTCGGTctctttgtaagtatttactaataaactgcttgctgctgaagagtgcatgtgtgagtgtgtgtgtgtgggtgtgtgtgtgtgtgtgtgttagtgctggcttgccaaagcGGACACTCGGCCCCCGGGAACCGGAGTGGAACAAGTGCTCCCTAAACCATCTGTGGGCACCAGCACATGGGGCTAGGAGTCACTGGGTCCTGCTGCCATTTGAGGTatttgagggcagcaggcaggatgggaagggctctgctGGGCTACTTTGTTCACCAGGCACCTGTCAtccatctcctgcagctctggaagtCCCTGGGATCTGGCACTGCAATGCTCCAGCTGCGCCTCCTCTTTCCTATCCCTCTGCTCCACTTCCATTCACACTTCCAGGAGATCATGGTATGGGGCAATATGTGGGCAAGGAGGTAATCTCAGAGCCAccaaaggcaggcagagtgGACAGACAACTAAGAGAGAGCTGCCACACTCGCCTTGCCCTGTACAGCAACACATGCCCACAGTCTCTGCTGTATCTCGCCCGGCCTGCAGGCACGGCCCCTCCGTTACCTGGTCCCAAgcagcttctggagagcataggctccagcacagctgctttgtgGCACAGGAGAGGGTGGAGGTGGTGGGCGGGGAGTCGTGCCAGGGCAAGCACCAACACCCTGCTCTCTCTGGCTGCCAGCAGAACCTGCTAATCTGGGCTTTGCACAgctcaggaaaggtgaaagTATCCCAAAGGCAGGGATGAGATGAGGACAGCGTCAGGTCCTCAGTGCCACAGGGGAGCCGCGGCAGCCACCTCAAACAGCCCTTGCCATGCTGATCtgcacaggcaagcagagcgccccagcagggcagtCTCAGGAGAGCCAGCCTCCCTGGACTGAGGTTTGCACCTCATGGCTACCTTGTCCGTGCAGGGCAGGCCTTCGCGGTtggcagaaagcacaggcagagctctgccacccacttccttcagcagccaaGCATTACCCATCTCCTGCAGACGTAGAAATCCCTGGGATCCAGCATTGCCACGCTGCAGCCGTGCTATCCACAGGTGTGCATGCCAGGAGAAGCTCTGCAAGCTGCTCAGGCAGGACTGGCTGGCTTGGGCACAAATCAATGAATAAacagccagaaagcacagagagatgaactTGTGCCAGATGGACCGAAAGGCACAAGTTATCACAGGGTTTTTCACTGGCTAttacagaggagctgctggcaggaggctgGATCTGGTGGCAGGATGCACACATACCGGGGAGGAAATGGTAAGGGCAAAatctccagcacagctgcagtaCATAGGCATAAGTGTCTCCTTCACACCATGACACTTCTTGCACACCTAGAGGCAAAGGGGTTTTAGCTGGGATAGCAGACAAGGCTGAGCAGCTCAGTCCTTTGACAGGGCTCTCTGGGGAGACACCACTGACATCAGGTCAATGGGTCAAgcctcagccagccagcaaaaggctgcagctatGTGCTGAGAAGAAGTGGAGAGCGCTCGAGCCAAACTCTCCTCATCATATCCCCACTGCATCACATCAGTCACAGAGGTAAGGTTGGGCTGCTCTGGttccaaggagcagagagcagcctcagccctcctgctgcagcctgccacatcaagggcaggctcctgcagtgcagcagCCCAGCACTCACCAGGTCCTGCAGCAGGTAGACCATTAGCTTCTTCTGCAGCGCTTCCACCAGTGCCATTTCAATGGAATCCGAGTCATACTGGGCCTGGCAGTTGGAGCATACCCAACTGGGCAGCACTGACCCATCCTAGgggcagagagaaaggagatgaaCACAAGTGTGACTCTTCCCAAGAGAAAGCAtggtgcagcctcagccctCGCAGCCTAACAAGAGCATTCTGAGAGCCCCGAGTGCCAGGAAGCCATAACCAATTTCGGGAGGGGATAAAGCATCAGCCAAAGCACCAGCACACCTCAAACTGTCACAGGCAGCTAGGAAAGgggatgagcagaaaataacctTGAAGGGAGGTTTATCGCTGTCACGGAaccttcaaagcaaaaggattgagagagagagaaagacagacaacatGTGAGTTCACGACAGGCCAAGAGCACAACCATGCTAGGGCCTCTGGTGTCCCCAAGAGGGACTTCATGCAtgcagccagggcaaaggggttttcctgggaaaggaaggctGTACCTGCGAGAGGGCAGGGTCCTTGCACAGGTCCAAGTCCCTGCAAAAATTGCACTTCCTGCAGATGACTTCAGGGAGCATGTAGGAGCGGCAAGGGACCCGAAACTGGGCTTCTTCTGAGAACTCACCCACCTCAATGAGGCGCAGCAGGTCCAAGCACAGTTTGTTTACTTGGTTAGTTATTCTGGCATCCAGGGACAACACCTACAGGAGAAAGTGTTAGGGAAGGCCACCAGCAGAGAAGACGGTCCTCACGGGGACTCACTCTGATGCGAGTGCTAGCTgggcaaaacaaactgattgtAGAATTGcaacagattcttttttaaaaaagaaaaaaagaaaaaaaaacacggCCCACCCCACTAACCTTGCAGACGTATTTGATGAACTCTAGAGCTGGGTTGTTGAGTGGCAAGTAGGAGCCAGGTAGCACTGAGAACATGTCTGAGGGCTCAGTGGCATTACAGGAACCAGCCATCTTCTTCTGGATCTTCTGAGTGATGGTGAAGAAGCTCTGCGTGAGCTCGTTGGCCACGTAATCCTGTGAGAAAGTGATCATgcttggagaggaggagcagagagagctctTGAGCCATATGGAAGCATACGGGGACAGCAAGGTGGgcagctctcttcctgctgcaggactggcccagcagtgctgctcacAGCTCTCCCATGCCTAACTGTGGCTAACCGTACTCACCAGGCATGGCTCCCGTCTCTCCCAATGCCTCCTGGGACACCTGGCTCGTGGCCCTCCTCTTGATGGGAGCGCTCCCAGGGGCATTGCACCGCAGCTCCTCCTTCATGCTGTGGTACACAGCCACAATGTAGGCTGCAGAGACACGTaagaaaagctccagatgcAGTCCACGATGGGAGAGTGGCACAAGCGCGACTGTGCTTGTCGACTCTCCTGGGGCACCAATGACTAATCAGGAACTAGTgaccttcttcccctctctgagAGAGTTCACACTGGTGCTGAAACCACCCAAACAATGATATTTACAGACACGGAGGTGGTTCCTTCTGTACTACATCCAGCACAGTGCAGTCTTTGACTGTAAGGGGTTCTTTGGATCAACATCAGAACCTCCTCAGTAGCACAGAGAGCTTCAAGAAGCTGTGGGGAATGCTGTGCATATGgcttgggcagcagcagggtggggaTAGCTCTACTCACCAGAGGTAACATTCAAAGTAGGACCAggcgagcagcagactgcactCACCAGACACAATCATGAGGAAGCAGTTCTGACAGGAAGCAGCCTGGGGGAGAAACTGCACGATGTTCCAACTATTCTCCAGCAAGTCCTCCACATttgcttctccatcctcctcctcttcttccttattctcctcttcttcctcactgtcCTCATCCAATACTTGACTCTTGCTAGTGTCCTGCTGGAATGGAGCACAAGCCATGCCCAGGCTTTGGGTTGGTGATGTCATAGCAATTCCCTATATCCAAACCAATAGCTCCCTGCTCAACTCAACCCACTGCACCCCTgtctctgcaggactgagcaCTTCCCATCTCTTACCTCCCCAGAGTGGACGCTAGGATGCACTCTTCCTTTGATACCTTCGTAATTTGCTGGATCCATCCAGAGCAGGAATCCCCAGCAGTGGCAGAAGGAAATAGTCAGAGAGTGGAAGATCTCCTTTGAGTGGATGCTGGAGGCAAGAGACTGCAGTCACACACAGTGTTGGCATCTTCCCTAGCTAATAACCTTCTCCATGGGAGGCAATGAGGAGCAGGCGATGTTAGCAAGAGAGCAGTTCACTTCTCACATCCAACCATGCTTCAGCGAATGGACTCAGTAcaaaaggctgcagagcagtcattagcagaactaagggctgcagaggaatcaTACCCACGCTTCAACTGCCTCTTGTGTCAAGACGCCTGTCTTAGCAGCCCACACATCATAGCTGGGATGCTGAGAGCTACCAGAGTATAAGAGACTGGGTAGAGCGCAACTGCTCACATTCTCCTGAAGGTCTCTTTAGATTGAAtcatacagatatttttggaaTATTGCCCCATACAGCACAGTTAAGGGACAGATCCCTACTCCGGGCATGATGGCGCAAGAACCAGGTGACCTTGTCCGCTTTCTTCCAAAGCTAACTTTGCAAGAAATGCAGTGCTGAGGACCAAGAAGAGGCAAGAATCAGCATCCTCCTTCCACACCTTGAGCCATGTCTTAGCTCAGCCTCCAGAAGATTATCTCCAGGCCTGGCTTGCTGAGCGTACCCTTTGGCAGCCAAGTGTGCCCCACCTGTTGATGATGTACTCCATGTAGCCAATGGCATCCTCAGTTCGCCGTTTCTTGGTGCACAAGATGATCTGGTTGAAGTTGGCATAAACCACTGAAGAACCCAGACGCTTGAACTCAGCCACTAACGGTCAAGCAGAACACAGGATCTGgaggcagcaggctggaggaacTGCTGCTATTTAGCTGCCATTAAACAGGGAACAGCAAACCACAGCACAACATACAATTCAGGAAGGATGtgctgctccagcacagccagtAGTCAAATGCGTTGGTCTCACCATCTAAGGGAGCTCCAACCACAGGATGGCAGGCACTCCAACAAAAGTTGGACCAACTATGCATCTGGAAGTTACTGGGCCTTTCCAGAGGTTGTGCCACAGGTGCTCAGAAAGACACAGCTATGGGTGCCAATGGAGTACCACCCATGGCTATGTCCGTCTGCTCCACGCACAGGGCATGGCAAGCTCCATTTTCACTTACTGTAGGAAAAGCTTCTTCATCACGTTGTGCAGAGGGCGATGCAAAGCTGGGTTATAAAGCAgtgaggaaggagagcagagccAGCGGTAAAAACGAATCACCTGGTTCTCTGCACAGATGTTGGGATACTGTGTGATCTCCTTCACCCAGCTCACCACCATGCTCTTCAGAATCCTGCCACGGAGCAGAGATGAGCATCACACCAGGCACATGAGCCCTTCCTCCTTTCACACACTGACATGTTTTCAGATAATGCTAGAGCAAGTGGCAACTCTGCCAAAGCAGAGATGCACTAGCTCTCAGCACATAAGCCACAGGGCAATTATGTGCCTCTATGACCTTGtggagatgaaaagagaaacaggaaagggCAAACTCTTCAAAAGCATCTCCTCACATATGCTGGCTGAGCCACTAGGGAGAGCTGATCCTCAAGCCTAAAAGGGAGGATGTCAACAGACAAAGCTGGGCTTcgcctccttccctctgccaagCCAGCTGCCTATTGTGCTTCAAGGCACCCCACAAACCACATGCTAGTAAGAATCTGGAGAGGCTAAGCCAGCCAGTCAGCTGGGAAGGAGGACCCTGCCCTCTCGCAGGTACAGCCTGGGAAGCAGGACCCTGAGGGCATCAGGCAGGATGAAACAGATGCTCCATCTCATGCTGACCCTTACAGACATACCTGAAGGGGTTGGAGCACAGGGCACTCTCATCATAGCTGGCTGGAATGTTGGCACCTTGGTTCCCTGTCACCATGTCTTCTAGAGATGCCTGCTGGATCACATCAAAACTGATACTCACGCTGGGACCTTCTTCCATGTCATTGATGTGATGGGACTGTAACACTGTGTTTACAGCCAAGCTCTGAATATCCGGCTCCAGACACACTGTGAACAAACACAACCTGTCAACaggcaagcagggcagagaaccAGCAAGGACACAATCCCCTCTCCAGGTATGATGAATGCACCCACTTGCCAGGACTTTCCACAAGTTGTAAGAGCTCTTTACAGGTGTTGCTGCATCTACCGAGTGCAACATCAAGATATTCATATCAGGAAATGGTGAAAGCCTGTATGCTactgcagcagcatgggaaactgtgctgctctccagactgCCACACACCTTGTGTTACAGGCCTTAAAGGACACTTTTGGCACATGGCCAGACCTCTCCCCTCTACGGCCATGATGCTATGTACGGACGGCCCCATTCACTGCACAGTTAAACAGCAGAGCACCTTCCAACAGAACTTGGATCTACTTCCGCTCCAGGGGCCaccagctttttctggaaactgcagcagaggtgctcagaagAACTATCAGTCAGCTTgttttgcatcacagaaagaTTCATCCTAGGGACCACCAGAAGTGATCTTCTGAATGCTGCTATGAGAGGCCACAAACTAGAAAATAATCTGTACTTAAATGCCtacatgcatttttctattGCATACAGGACTCTATCCCCAGGAGATGCCAATTGCATACATCCTGTCCAGATCATTGCTCAACTTCTGAAGCTGTCAgaaactgcagaactgctcaggtactcttctgccactgcagccatCCTTCTCCTGAGCTCATAGAAGAGCACTTGGCTCGGCTCCCACTCAGTGCTATCTTACCTGTGGAGTAGCAGCCAGGGTTGTTTATCTCCACTGAGGCTCTCTCGTCAAACTCCATAACTAAACGGTTGTCATCAGCCTCTTTACCCCCCAGCTCTGGGCGGGCCGTGGGTGAGAGCCACGCCAAATGGTTGTGGCGATGGAGGTGGtgggagaaaaacaggtcaGAACCAAAGGTAGACATGTCATCAGGGAGATTCCCAATGGGGATGTGGTAatatctgaggaaaggaaagaggtacAGTCATCGGGGTAAACACATCAACAGAAGAACTGTGCCAGCATCATAGTTGCTTGTCCCAACAAGCGCAAGAGCACAGAAGGTGACAGCATGTGGCCTAATCTTGGCCTCAGGCTCCTGCAGTCTCCCTTTCCCACCCAACCAGGAACAAAGTAACCTCCCTAGGGGAATGTGGCCATGGCAGCAGGTGGGCCCAGGATCTCTCACCAGGACTGGGACAGTTCCAGATACTGGGACACCTGCTGGATTTCCTCTGCCATAGGGACCTGCTTCCCTTTATTTGCGACTGGAACCAATGGCTGAAGGGGCTTAGCAGCCCCCAAATCCTCTATGTCTCCAGTCTGGGAACTGGGTGTTCCCCCCTGGTGCTGGTTAGCTAGGACCTGagagaaatgacagcaggaagatTTGGGGGCTGAGGCCACACTATCAGCAAGAGATGCCCATCAGCACAGCCAActcctttctctcactcttattACCTGTCTCTTGCCTTCAGAAGTGAAGAgctcattaattttcttttgtttgtacaCATCATTCTTCCCTAGGAGTTTCTTGTGCAGCCAGTCGGGATGCCGGACCCATGTGACAGGATTCTTTACCTGAGGAATATTGTCAAATCACACAAAAGCAGTCCCCAGAGCCAAtgccctctgcctttcctcccgTCACCACAGACCTGCAGCCCTCCTGTCCTTTCCCACCTCCAcacctgctgcagtgctgcagcaagaGTGATGATTTTCTGCATGGTGCTGCCTAGTCTCTCAATATAGTAGTCCCAGTCCAGAATCTGGGCAAGACGCACAATAGTAGACAGTGAAGTAGATGGAGTAGAAAGGTgctgctctgggctctgctgggtGATGCAGGGACCAGCATTTCTCCTTGCTTGCAGTACTCTCCACAGCACTTCACTTTGTGACAACAAGTAACTGCTGCCCACATAGTGCCTCCTgagggaggagctgcagcctagtgcaggagAATCAAAGGCTGTGCTGCTCCATAGGGGCGTTCAACTCACCGCCCGCATGCTGAAGTCCTGCAGTGAGGGGCTCTCCAGCCATTTCCGGAGGTAGTGCTTCCGTACACTGGGCTCTGCTTGGAAGACAGCAAGTGGGATGGCCCTGGAGAAGATAGGGAAGCACCAACCAGCAGCAAGGtcactggcagcacagcaccccATCTTCTCAGCCTGCACACACCTCTCCGGGCTTCTCCTCTCACCCCTCTGCTATGCCAACAAACAGCAGGCAATTGCACAGCATTACTCACCATTACAGTCTCTTTTATGGTCTAAACCAGTACACCAGCAATCACTTGGTCATGCCACATCAATTCACCCTGCCATTCCCTTCACATCCTCCCAAAAGTCCTGGCCCCTCAAGACAGGTTTACCTTTCTGTGACTGGAGacccttctgctttcttagcaATGATAAACCGGCAGCTTAGCCCTGCATCCTTCACCATCTGGGCTCCCAAGAATTCTGCCAGACGCTTGGAAGTGCTGATGCAAGTGGATTTCTGCTCCCCGGAGTCTTCTAGCCTGTGAGACATGGAACAGTTCTCTGAGATCAGCTCAAACAGCTCTCAATCAGGCATGTTGGCAgcctgaaaaaaggaacaaggaaaagaaaacactatcaGGAACCTCATGATCAAACCTCATTGCTATTACATACATGGAACATTTAAACTGATTGTCACGGCTGTCTTTATGAGGAGTTTGTGAGCAATCTCTGCTCCAGTTGCCAACATGACCTATGGAATATAGAGATCATGGACATGAGGTCAGCATCAGAACTCCTGCTGTGAATGCAATGCTTTGAAATGATGTTGTATGGCAAACTCTTAGTGGGC harbors:
- the LOC134154743 gene encoding DNA polymerase epsilon catalytic subunit A-like, which encodes MPGLFLRVSAAYIVAVYHSMKEELRCNAPGSAPIKRRATSQVSQEALGETGAMPGDMITFSQDYVANELTQSFFTITQKIQKKMAGSCNATEPSDMFSVLPGSYLPLNNPALEFIKYVCKVLSLDARITNQVNKLCLDLLRLIEVGEFSEEAQFRVPCRSYMLPEVICRKCNFCRDLDLCKDPALSQDGSVLPSWVCSNCQAQYDSDSIEMALVEALQKKLMVYLLQDLVCKKCHGVKETLMPMYCSCAGDFALTISSPAEQAPLPHPASTSDPQPSWEQSIELTHPFQVYPLTLSTCDEF